A single genomic interval of Rhododendron vialii isolate Sample 1 chromosome 3a, ASM3025357v1 harbors:
- the LOC131319219 gene encoding OVARIAN TUMOR DOMAIN-containing deubiquitinating enzyme 4-like produces MSTNVIRFLEEDLDIHVSQMRDPNAWGGEPELFMASHVLQMPITVFIHDGDSTGLITIAEYGQEYGKENPIKVLYRGSSHYDVLQIPGK; encoded by the exons ATGTCTACCAATGTGATTAGGTTTTTAGAGGAAGATCTTGATATTCACGTATCACAAATGCGGGATCCAAATGCATGGGGAGGTGAGCCTGAATTATTCATGGCTTCACATGTTCTCca GATGCCAATAACGGTATTCATTCACGATGGGGATTCAACGGGGTTGATAACCATTGCCGAGTATGGGCAAGAGTATGGCAAGGAGAATCCCATCAAAGTACTATATCGAGGCTCTAGCCATTATGACGTGTTGCAGATTCCAGGGAAGTAG